TGAATAATAACGTGCCAAAGCCGTTGATGAAAATCATCGGGAGGCCGATTACCTGGACGAGCTCCCACGCCCGTTCAAATGGCTTGGCCGTTGCCAGGATGATGACCATTTGGATCGCTTCCAGGGCCATGCAAATCGGGAGGGCAAACCAAGGCGTGATCAGCCCATGCTTTTGCCGCCTTTTTCCTAAAAACCCCGATAAGACGCCAGCCAAAATCGCCGCGACGGCACAAGCCCCTGCTGTAAAACCGCCGAGAGTGTAGCGATGCAGCCCTGCAATCAAACCGACCCCCAAACCGACGAATGGCCCCCCAAGCAGGCCGCCGATGGCGACACCCATGATCCTTGTGTTGGCAATCGCATTATCGGGAGCGATTTCGGCATGCCAATTCCCTAGCGGCATCTCATGATTCCCGATTTCGATCCCGGTATAATTACTAATGATGCCGAATATTCCAAAAAGGATGATGAGCATGATCTTCTTTGACATTTGATGCTCATGACCGATCATTTGCCGAAACGGCTTCATATAAGAAAGCAGGAACGCCGCAATCACGATGATCCCGACCTTTTCAAACAGCGACGGTAATAAATGAACCAACTCATTCACCCCATTTATGAGTTTTCATTCATCTTACAACAGCTTTGAAATCTTTGTCGAATTTTGTTTTTACGTCCAGCGCAACAATCTTTGGGAGAGCGTACCATTTCTGGAACTTAACGGATCATTTCAGGAACCCATCAGATTGAAAAAAACACGTATAGTGGAGTCACCAAAGCTAGTTCTTAATAGGAGTAATCATGAATAGTAGGGTCCTGACATTTTATGCGCTGGGGGGAATATCATTATTTGGTGCAGCATTATTTCCGATTGGATACGTAGAATCTTTCAACCTATTCATTTCTTTGTTTGCAATGGGCATAGCCTTGATTTTGATCGCTCATTTCCATAAAGGATGATTGATTATTAATGAAAAAATCAACCAAATATATGGCCCTATTTCTCTGGGTCATGTTTCTATATTTCTATGATATGGTTATGACGAAAGGTTTTTTTATTTTCATTGTAGGAATTCCAGTGCAAAAATTTAGAGTCATTCACGCGACATAGGTAAAGGGCATGAATCCACACTGAACCCATGCCCGAACGTTGTTTATTCGTTTAGCTTCTTCCGCATATCCGCCGCGACATTCCTTAATGCCTTCTTCGATCCCCGCTCCAGGTCATGGTTCAGCTTCCTTTCTTCGTAGCTGACGAATAGGGAGTTCAGATCATAGCCTTCCGGATATAAGTCGATGGCTTTTATTTCAAGCTCCAGCCTATTGGCATGAACTTCCTTGAAGGAATCTTCGAAAAGGACGACGACATTATTAAAGGAATTCTTCTTTTTATAGACGATCGCATATCCGTCAAGTCCGCTTACCTTCACCTTGTCACCGACTGCAAATTCAGGCAAGGCTTTTTTTGGAGGAAGCTCTGCTTTCGTTTTTTTGATTTTCCCTTCCTGGACACGTTCCAAGTCATAGTCTTTATTGTTTATATAGTGTTTTGCCTTTTGCAACACCTGCTGGCGTACGTCCATTTTTTTCGCGATCCACAGGGCATTGCTTTCGCCGGATTGGCCGATCAGCAGCTTATACCTCGGCTCCAATGTTTCACTGTTAAATTGCATCGCCGCATTCATGAAGTCGCTGTGAATTTCGGAATAGCGTTTGATTTCACCGTAATGGGTCGTGGCAACGGTGATGCATCCCTTTTGATAAAATTCCTCCAGGATCGCGATCGCTAAAGCGGCGCCTTCATTCGGTTCCGTTCCGCTGCCGATTTCATCGAACAGCAGCAGCGAGTTGTTGGTTACAGCGAGCAGGATTTCCGAAATGTTTTTCATATGCGACGAAAACGTACTCAGCGCATTTTCCAGGCTTTGATTATCGCCAATGTCGACAAATACGTGATCGAAGACGGCCAGCTCCGTCCCCTCTTTGCCGGCAATATGAAGCCCAGACATCGCGGCCAGCGTAAGGATGCCGATCGTTTTCAGGACGACCGTCTTTCCTCCGGCGTTTGGTCCCGTGATGATCAAGCTGCGATAATCCTGGCCGATTTCGAAATCCAATGGTACACTGTCTGCGGGCAAAAGCGGATGCTTGCAGCCGGCTAATCGGATATACCCATGATCATTGATTTTCGGTTCGATTCCGTCCATGCTTTTACTGAATTTGGCTTTTGCGAAGATCATGTCATACTGGCTGATGAGTTCGACATTGATTTTGATCGGCTTTAGCTGTTCGAAAACCATGCCTGATAACGTCGCCAATAGCTGATACTCCTCCATCGCTTCCTCCGCTTTGAAGCTGGCCAGTTCTGCATTCAATTTCGTTACGGCGGCAGGCTCGATGAACACGGTGGCACCCTTTGCGGATACCTCCACGATCGTTCCGGCCACCTGGTTTTTATAAGAGGATTTGATTGGTATGGTATAGCGATCATCTTTTTTGCTGATGAAGAATTCCTGAATGAACGCTTTATTGGTACCGCTCTTCAAGAACTTATTCAAACGCTCCTCGATTTTACCTTCCGTTTTGCCGATTTGGTTCCGAATCCGCTTCAACTCCCTGCTGGCTTCCGAAGCAACGGCATTTCCTTTTATTGTGAATTGGATTTCCTCCTCCAAGGTCCTGAGTTCTGTCATCGAATGCGCGTAAGAGTGCAATGTTGGAGCAAAAAACGCTTTATCGGTCATGAATGTCTTGATATTCCGGCAGCCCCTTAAGAAGTCGGCGATCGCCACAAGCTCACTTGGCTCCAAGATCATTCCCTTTTCGAGCTTTTCGATATGGAAGCCAATATGGGAGATGCCCTTCAAGGGAATATGGCTTTCCGCATTCAATAAATCCCTTGCTTCCGTCGTCTCGTTCAAACGGTTCTTGACCACATTCAATATGCCGCTTGGCTGCAGCCGATCCAATAATTCCTTCCCTAAGCCGCTTACACAATGGCTTTTCACCATGTCCTTCAGTTGGATATATTGTAGTTTTTCATAAGTCATCGTATTCATAGCATGATCCTCCTTGAATGAGTGTGTGTGATTCTCTCCTTAAATCCAAAAAAATGCCCGCAAAAGTCCCCCTACCTTTACAAATGAACAAGCCATTTGAGTAGAAAGCTCCTGCGGGCACGGCCTTATAAAGACCTAAAATCGAAAACAAAATAGGCAGGTCAAAGAAACCTGATAGACAACAAAAAAGCATGATAGGACAAACCCCACCATACTTTTTCGCCGTAACACCTACATGTTACACGAATTATGGAAAAGGAAGCAGTCTTAAGGTAGGTATCCACAATGCAGGAATGCACCGTGAAAAAAGGCAAACTTAATCCACTGACTGATCAGTGACTAAATACCTTATTCAACTAAATTAGTTGATACCTACTCCCGACATAAAACACCACACCTTTTCTTAGAATTGGAATTAATATACCATATGAGCAAGAAAGAGTCAATTCGTTTTTTCCGTTTTCTACTCGCAGCCAAGCCCTTTTTCTTGCCGGGATTTTGCTTTACCAATAAAGGAATTAAAACTCTTTTACCTTTGTTCACCTTATTGTGTTAAATGATGGTTCATTAAGGAGTTACTATCTTCTCATTTAACTTCTAATACGTTTCACTTAGATGATAGGCTAGGAGCAGCTTAAGCCAAACATTAGAATCGTTTAGATCAACTGCAAGAGCGTCCTCGATTTTTCTTATTCGATGATAGAGTGTATTTTGGTGAATATGAAGACGTTCTGCCGTATCGGATATAGATCGATTAGCAGCAATGTATGATTTCAGTGTCAATTCCAGATCACTCGACTTAGCCTTGGGAGATTGGAGCGGTGCAAACACCTCTTGAATGAACTGTTCGATATCCTCGGTCTGTTGATTTAGAAATAATCGGTTAATGCCAATACTTTGATAACTGATTACGCCAGGAGTACCGCGACTTAAGAGATAAGCTAACGACTTATTCGCTTCTTCAGAGCTTCTGGCAACATGCTCTAAACCTGTGTAAGGTCTGCCTATACCTCCCCTAAGGATTGGGACATCCTTATTTGTCCATAACGTTACCACTTTGTTCAATTTTTCGATCAACACTTCCTGTAGGGACTCGGTACTAGCGTTCATGATGATCGTCACTTTGTCATGAAAACCGAATAAAAGGTAATCTAAAGACCCCAGCTCTTTATGCAGAGCGGCAATGAGCATTCTCTGGTGTGTTTCCCTTTTCTTGTGGACTTGTGCCTTCCCACTAAGTTGCAATACTGTAACGAAGAGTGGGATGTCTGGAGAAAGACCAAAATCCCGTGATTTAGAAGCAAGCTGATTGGGCTCCCTATATTGGAGAAGTTCATTAAAAAATTCATAGCATTGTTTATAGTACATATCCGTCATTGAATAGGTATTGACCATTTTTAATGCAACTAAAGCACTGCCCTGCTCCAACACTACAGTATCAAGGGGGAGGAGCGATCGGTGAAGCTCGACGACAAAGTAACCGATTGGAACTCCATCATTCACAATCGGATACAAATGAATGGATGTTTCGTTAGTAGTAACTGTCAATGCTTCCACACATTCTTCCCATTTTTTCAGAAAATCCGTATCCATTAGCTTCCTTGAAAGAGGCGTGTAATGGGGATACCACTCATTTTTAGTCAGATCAAACAGAGAAACAGGAAGGTTTGTCATCTGTTCAACGGTTTTAGCAACCATTATCAAATCAGAATCCTTAAAAGAGAGTCTAGTAAAAACATCATGAATATGGTTCCGTTTAACCAAATAATCGTTTGTTTCCCTTAAATCCGAGAAAAGTCTCGCATTGGTAATGGCAATCGCTGCCTGATCGGCAAAACCCTGCAACCTTCTTAAATCATCGGTAGTCAGCTTTTGCTTTTTATTATTCTGGTGGACAATCATCACGCCAAGCTTAGCTTTGTTCATCCTGACAGGAACAGCCATCACCATTAGGTTGGGATTTTCCTCTGTATGTTCCATTGAAACCATTAAACTTTTCATGTTGTTAGCCTGAATATTAGATATAGCTGCAAATGCTTGTTCCCTATTGTAGATACGGCCGATCCCGCCTTGGAATACCTTCCCTCCAACACCTTCCCCTATATTGGTCTTGAAGTCATAGATGGAAGCTCCCATTCCAATGCTTGCTTTAGGGACAAGCTTTTGTGTTTCAGCGTCATAAAGCATTAAAAATCCACTGTCTACGGCTGGAATGGCAATCAATGCATTTTCCATGATGTTGTGTAACAGTTCATTCAACTCAAGCATGGATGTCAGTGAATGCAAGCCTTCGAGCCATGCATCGTTCTCTTGCCAATGCCGCTTGATTGTTTGTTCAAGCAGCATATAACGGACTTGTAACACAAAATGCTCGGACTCCAATTCAGTTAACGTCCTACCAGAATGAATACACGCACGAACTGAAGTTGGATCAGGAGCTTCCGTTACAAACAAAAATAGTTGGTTACCGGTATGAGCATGGTAGCAAGTAACATAATCATTACTTTCTATGCATGATGAATTCGGCCATGCATCTTCATTTGAAAAAGGGTTTTTATCATTATCGGTTAGGGGCTCCCCACACAGGTGGACCCAATCCTCCGTGGAATCCAAGATCCAAACATGGTATGTTAAGGTGCCATCAGATCGGCACATTAAACTTCCTCGTTGTTCCATAGCGTTCCCCCTTACCCCACTCTTTTGTTATTAATTGTACAATTCTCCATACATTATCTTACACATTGTAGAGATTTACAATTGAATTCTGAATACATTGTTTATTCTGACAATGACAACCATCAGTCAGTTTTATTAATATTTAACTTGTAATCATTAAAAAGGGAGGTTTTATATGGGGGCCAATCTCAATTCTTCAAAAAACAAAATGATTTTATTAGTTCTCTATTTCGGCTGGATTGTATCGTATATTGACAGAACTGTTGTAAGTCTTTCCATATTAAAAATCGGAGAAGATTTATCACTTGATGCGTCAAAATTGGGGATTGTATTAAGTGCCTTCTTCATGGGCTATGCGATCATGCAAATTCCAGGCGGCTGGCTCGCAGACCGTTTTGGATCAAGAAAGGTCATCGTTATAGCTGTTTTGTTCTGGTCCGCATTTACTGCCTTGACTGGACTTGCCTGGTCCCTCACTTCGCTACTTCTCATTCGTTTTCTGTTCGGGATCGGGGAAGGAGGATATCCTTCAGCAAGTACTAAAGCCATATCCGATTATTTTCCGGCTGATAAAAGGACGAAAGCCCAATCCACAATGATGTCCTCAAATGCACTTGGCGGGGCTCTTGCACCGATTATCTGTGCTCCTCTACTTGTATGGCTAGGGTGGCGTCATGTATTTTGGGTGATCTCCCTATTAGGTATAATCTTTGTAATCTGGTTCCTCCTATCCACAAGACAAGCAGGTGGATACTCCAATTCCTTGGATAAAGCACATAAGCCTAAGCGGGAAGAGTATAAGCAGCTACTTTTAAATACTTACTTATGGAAGGTTCTTCTAGTTTTCTTTTTTATTAATATAACAAGCTGGGGTCTCTCTTCATGGATGCCTTCATACTTGATGCAGGTTCTTGGAATCAATCTTAAATCAATTGGAATAATCAGTGCCATCCCCGCCTTGTTCTTGGCAGCAGGCATGATCATTAGCGGTCGAATCATTAATAAGATTGGATCTAATGCAAAGTATGGAGTCATCACGGGAATCTTCATTATGGGTATCTCACTTTATCTGATGACGCTTTCCACCAGCATTACCCAAGTGATTATATACCAGTGCATGGCTTTTACCTTTATGGCATTTGTCATGAGCTTTATCTTCACGTTGCCCCACCGGGTTATGGAACAGAAGGTAGTGGGTACCGCATTCGGTATATTAAATTTCGGAGGTCAAGCTGCAGGAATTTTTTCCCCGATGATCATGGGTGCTCTTATCTCTTCGTCAGGGGGATCTTACAAAAGTGCGTTCTTATTCTTAACTGCATGCTGCTTAATCGCTGGTGTCATTGCCTGTTTTTTACCATCAGCTAAAAGAAATCAAGAGGTTACGGATGCAACTGTAAAAACAGTTGGTTGAAGGACCTTTTGCCGTTAATCACAATACAAACGAGAGGTGTGATAAGAATGGGGAAGTCGAAGATTACAAAATGGATTGATGAAAACGAGGCCAAATTCACAGGCATGGCCAAACGGATTTGGGACCAGCCTGAAGTAGGGTATACGGAAACCTTTGCATCTACCTTGCAAATCAAGACGTTAAAAGAAGCGGGGTTTACGATTACTTCCGGGATAGGTGATGTGCCGACTGCATTTGTAGCAGAATATGGAAAAGAAAAACCAGTCATAGGTATTCTTGGGGAATTTGATGCCCTGCCAGGATTATCCCAAAAAGCCACTCCAAAATATGAACCGGTAGTTCAGCATGGACCAGGACATGGTTGTGGGCACAACTTGCTCGGAACAGCAGGGGTAGAAGCTGTGATTTCGCTTAAGGAAAGAATTGATGCGGAAATGCTGCCGGGTACCATTCGATATTATGGCTGTCCCGCTGAAGAACTGCTCTCTGGAAAAACATTCATGGCGAGGGTTGGCATTTTCGATGATTTAGACTGCGCCCTTACTTGGCATCCGGGAACGTCCAATATGACCGCCAATTTTCGTTCTCAGGCATTGACCGCAATCGAATTTCATTTTTCCGGAAGAACTTCCCATGCTGGGGCGGCTCCGCATCTTGGACGCAGTGCACTGGACGCAGTCGAGTTAATGAATGTAGGAGCTAACTATTTACGGGAGCATGTGCCAGATGGTTCCCGAATCCACTATCAGATTACAAACGGAGGGATGGCACCGAATATCGTGCCAGATACAGCTAGCGTTTATTATTTCTTGCGCAGTGCAGACCGTAGGCAGGTGGAAGAATTGAAAGAACGATTGATAAAAGTGGCGCAAGGGGCAGCTATGATGACAGAAACGTCGGTACTCTGGGAAATCAAATCTGGGTGCTACGATACATTGCCTAATCGAACGTTAAATGAGCTCATGTATATGCAAGCGGAAGCAGCAGGATCAATGGTTTTTTCCCAAGAAGAAGAGAAATTCTCTGAAGAATTGTGCCAAACGGTTGATCCATCCGTGTTGGCCGCGGCTAAGCAGCAAGTCATAAGTGATGTTAACAAGTTACTCGATACAGGTTTCCATCACAACAGTAAGCATTTCGATATCACCATGGGCGGATCAACGGATGTAGGCGATGTCTCTTGGATCACGCCGGTCGGACAAATCATGACCACCTGCGCACCGCTTGGAATTCAGTTCCATACCTGGCAGGCTACGGCCTCATTTGGTTCATCGATCGGAATGAAGGGAATGCATTACGCAGCGAAAGTAATGGCGTTATCTGCATATGAATTGCTGCTAGATCAAAGTGGCATCCTTGAAAAAGCAAAAGCCGAGTTCATAGCAAGCACAAAAGGATTGACCTACAAATCTGGTATTCCATCTGATGTGAAACCACCTGTGCAAAATAGTGACGCTGTTCCGGTATCATCAACCTGAGTCATTTTTAACGTCACCTTTATATAGGTTTAGGGTACCTGACAGTATGAACTTTACGAGTAGCTTATATTACGAACCTTCGCTTCAATGGAGGAAAATTATAGAACCATTCAATCGAATATATTAAGAGCATGTTTTGATCAATTTTTTCAAAGCACGCTCTTTCTTTTGTTAGTTAATCAATGCTTTAGCATTCATTTTCTCATGCTGCTTGCGTAATTCCCTTCAATGTCTGAATATTTACTTTAAAATCCGGGTATGTTATCCTTATAGTATCATAAACTAAAAACAGCCCCATGCGCTAACATGAGGCTGACAACTAGCAAGAGTGGTTGGTCACAACTAACTTAATTAATCGTCAGAAGAAGAACCATTGCCATCTTGGGAGGATGAGTGGTTCTTTTTCCGTTTCTTGTCGAACATAGACAGGACTAGACTGGTTGCTACTGCAACCACTATCTCTTTACCCATATCTATCATTACGTTCAATAAGAAATGAATCATGAAGTCACCTCCTTCCCATCTATAATTAGATGGAAAAGTACGTGACCTACCACTCTATCCTCAGTTGTCCCTTTATCTTATCACACGTTTCCATTTTTTTGAAACCAAACACAACATTAAATAAGAAAAGGGGATCATCCATTGGATGATCCCCTTTTCGGTTTAAGCTTGTACGCTCAAAATGAGAGGGACTATTTTCCCTTCATTTACGTTGATCAATCCGTGGTCCGTTATTTTCAGGGCCGGGCTGACCGGGAGCGATAAGGTGCTTAATGACATGATGACATTGTAATGTTCGTAGCCTAATGATTTAAGTGCTTCCGTCAGCTGCTCGACCTGTTCCGATACGATGTCCATCGGTTCTTCGGAAAGGATTCCGCCCACGGGAAGATGGATCATCGAGAGGATTTGGCCGTCGTGGACGCAGCAGACGCCGCCTTGATTCCTGATGACTTCATTAGCGGCCATCACCATATCCTGCTTATTGCGGCCGATCACCAGGAGATTATGGTTATCATGTGAATAGGTCGTGGCAACCGCTCCCCGCTTCAGTACATCGCCGGTGATCAGGCCGTGCGCCCGGTTGCCGTTTTTCCCATACCGTTCGAAGGTGGCAATCAACCCGTAGGGGCTTTCTTCCCAACGTAATTCGCCATTCTCCATCGACAGCCAGTCATTCGTTTCACTTGTGAAGGTGGAACCATTCTTTACTTGAATGATCCGGCACTCCGCTTGTCCCTGCTCATCCGGGGCAGATAGGTTAAAATCGGTTTCGCTCAGTTCGGCAAGCTTCACACTTTCATAGAAGTGCTCTGGAAATTGCCTACCGCTCGCTTCCTGCACATAAGGCTGTGACGAATCATAAACGAGCTCCCCGTTTTTATACACCTGATCGATGTCAAAGCTTTGCAAGTCGGATATAAGAAGGAAATCAGCCACCTTACCAGGTGCAGCCGCACCGCGATCATGCATCCTCATCCGCTGTGCCGGTGTATACGTACAAGCATAAATCGCTTTTTCAGGTGACATGCCCATTTGGATCGCTTTCTTTAACAGGACATTCAGATGCCCCCTTTTTTGGAAAGAGTCGGTCATGACATCATCTGTAACAAAGCAGAAATGCTCATCCACCTGCTGGTTTATTAAGAAATCCATCACTTCTTCAGTCATCGATTTCTCTTGGATCTCGATGAACATTCCGGCAGCGATCCTCGCCTCCAAGCCTTCAACGGTCTGATGTGTATGATCTGAATTCACTCCGGCATGAATGATCTTTTGCAGATCCAAGTCGAGCAGTTTTGGAACGTGCCCTTCAATGATCAGATCTGGATAATGGGAACGGATGTGGGACAGGATCTTATTCGTTTTGCATTCCGGATCCGAGATGACCTCATAGTAATTCATGATCTCGCCAAGGCAAATGATGTCCTCGGTTTGCATCAATTGTTCCATGTCGGAAATTTCGATGGACCCCCCCGTCGTTTCCATCGAGGTTGCGGGAACGGAGCTCGGGATGGCATAAAACATATCCGCGACACACTCTTTACTCGCCTTGATCATTTCCTTCACGCCGGAAATCCCGAAGACATTGGCCATTTCGTGTGGTTCCGGCACAATTGTGGTCACGCCATTTTTGATGAGGCCATAGGAAAATGTGGCCGGTGTCACCATCGTGCTTTCAATGTGCAGATGGATATCGATCAGTCCAGGAACCAGATACCTTCCCTTTCCGTCGATGATAAGCTCGGAAGTGAAGGCATCCAGCTCGCTTTCGCCAATATAATGGAATGTGCCGTCCTTGATGGCCGCATTCCCTTTCATGAATCTTTTGAAATAACTGTTGAAAATGTTGATATCCTTTATAAGCATATCCATTCGCATAACTTTCCCCCCTAACCTAATCGACAAGCACCATCTGGTTTCTCGGCACTTCAAGAATGATCTCCTGACCCACGGAATAGGATTCCGTCATTTCCTTGTTGACGATGAAATCCCCGATCGGCGTTTCCACGACGTATTGATAGCTTCTTCCAAGATACGTGCTTACCTTGACTCGGCCGGGTAAGCTATTTTCCTGGACGGCTCCAGCGTCATCCTTTTCCCTGATCAAAAGATCGTCCGGTCTGATTGCGCCAGTTTTCCCAGCATGATTGGCCATCCGGGCGTCCTTATCCAATACGAAGGAGTGGCCGGATTTGTTCAATTCAATTTTACCTTCATGATCCGTCCTCTTATCGAAGTCGATGAAGTTCTTGAAGCCGATGAAGTCCGCGACGAATTTGGTTTCAGGATATTTGTAAATGGTGGCGGGATCACTAAGCTGCTCGATGACCCCTTTATTCATGATCGCCACTTGGTCGGAAATGGAGAAGCATTCTTCCTGGTCATGTGAAACATACACCGTCGTAATTCCTAATTCCTGCTGGATCCGGCGAATTTCCACCCTCATATTCACCCTTAAATTCGCATCAAGATTGCTCAACGGTTCATCGAATAAAAGGATATCAGGTTCGATCACCAGCGCCCTCGCAATCGCGACACGCTGCTTTTGCCCGCCGGAAAGCTCTTGCGGATACCGTTTTTCAAATCCTTTTAAATTTACGATTTCGAGCACATTCATTACTTTTTTTTCGATTTCAGCCTTCGAATTCTTTCTTAGGCGCAGTCCGAAGGCTATATTATCAAAAATCGACAAATGCGGGAATAAGGCATAGTTTTGGAACACAAAGCCAAAGTTCCGCTTGTTGACGGGAACCTTCGTATAATCCTTATCCTTGAATAAAAATTTCCCTTCGTTCGCCTGTAAAAAGCCGGCAATCAAACGCAGGGTCGTCGTTTTCCCACAGCCGCTCGGGCCAAGGAGGGAGACCAATTTCCCTTTTTCAATCTCAAGGGTGAAGTCCTTTAAAATATTCTGTTTGTTATAAGCTACAGATATATCTTGTAAAGTGAATAAAGCCATCGAAATTTACCTCCTTTATCGTTTTGTGAAATAAGACAAGCCCATGAGCCGTTCAACCATGAACATGAAGAATGCCGTTATGAACATGAGCAATACGGAAATGGCCGAGATGGTCGGATCAAAATAATTCTCTACATACGTCAGCATTTGGATCGGGAACGTGCTTACGCCAGGACCCGTCATATAAACGGAAATGTCCACATTATTGAAGGATTCCAAAAAGGCGATCATCACGGCTGCCAGGATTCCTGATTTGATATTCGGAAGGACGACCGTGAAGAATGTCCCCAGCTTACTAGCCCCAAGGCTCTCAGCCGCTTCTTCAATGGAAAAGTCGAAATTCGATAAGCTTGAAGAAATCACGCGGATGATGAACGGCAGCATGATGACTGTATGCCCGACGAACAGGGCCGCATGAATCGGAAGCTGATACGTGCCCACAATATAACGTAAAAATGCAAAGCCAAGCACGATGCCTGGAACTAAAATGGGTGAAACGAAAAACGCATTTATGACGGATTTCCCTTTAAAATCCACCCTGCTTAATGCATAAGCAGCCGGGACTCCCAGTAAAAGCGCCAATAGATTGCCTGCAAGCGAAACAAGAATGGACGTTTTGAAAGCGACTAAAAACATGTCCACCTTGAAGATATTTTCGTACCATCTTAAAGAAAACTCTTCTGGCGGGAACTTCAAAATATTTCCGCCCTCGAATGACGTAACGGATATGATCAGTAAAGGCCCTAGTAAAAAGAGAAACACCAGGAGAGTAAACAGGGCCAATCCTCGATTTTTTTCCTGCATAC
This genomic stretch from Peribacillus muralis harbors:
- a CDS encoding endonuclease MutS2; the protein is MNTMTYEKLQYIQLKDMVKSHCVSGLGKELLDRLQPSGILNVVKNRLNETTEARDLLNAESHIPLKGISHIGFHIEKLEKGMILEPSELVAIADFLRGCRNIKTFMTDKAFFAPTLHSYAHSMTELRTLEEEIQFTIKGNAVASEASRELKRIRNQIGKTEGKIEERLNKFLKSGTNKAFIQEFFISKKDDRYTIPIKSSYKNQVAGTIVEVSAKGATVFIEPAAVTKLNAELASFKAEEAMEEYQLLATLSGMVFEQLKPIKINVELISQYDMIFAKAKFSKSMDGIEPKINDHGYIRLAGCKHPLLPADSVPLDFEIGQDYRSLIITGPNAGGKTVVLKTIGILTLAAMSGLHIAGKEGTELAVFDHVFVDIGDNQSLENALSTFSSHMKNISEILLAVTNNSLLLFDEIGSGTEPNEGAALAIAILEEFYQKGCITVATTHYGEIKRYSEIHSDFMNAAMQFNSETLEPRYKLLIGQSGESNALWIAKKMDVRQQVLQKAKHYINNKDYDLERVQEGKIKKTKAELPPKKALPEFAVGDKVKVSGLDGYAIVYKKKNSFNNVVVLFEDSFKEVHANRLELEIKAIDLYPEGYDLNSLFVSYEERKLNHDLERGSKKALRNVAADMRKKLNE
- a CDS encoding helix-turn-helix domain-containing protein, which produces MEQRGSLMCRSDGTLTYHVWILDSTEDWVHLCGEPLTDNDKNPFSNEDAWPNSSCIESNDYVTCYHAHTGNQLFLFVTEAPDPTSVRACIHSGRTLTELESEHFVLQVRYMLLEQTIKRHWQENDAWLEGLHSLTSMLELNELLHNIMENALIAIPAVDSGFLMLYDAETQKLVPKASIGMGASIYDFKTNIGEGVGGKVFQGGIGRIYNREQAFAAISNIQANNMKSLMVSMEHTEENPNLMVMAVPVRMNKAKLGVMIVHQNNKKQKLTTDDLRRLQGFADQAAIAITNARLFSDLRETNDYLVKRNHIHDVFTRLSFKDSDLIMVAKTVEQMTNLPVSLFDLTKNEWYPHYTPLSRKLMDTDFLKKWEECVEALTVTTNETSIHLYPIVNDGVPIGYFVVELHRSLLPLDTVVLEQGSALVALKMVNTYSMTDMYYKQCYEFFNELLQYREPNQLASKSRDFGLSPDIPLFVTVLQLSGKAQVHKKRETHQRMLIAALHKELGSLDYLLFGFHDKVTIIMNASTESLQEVLIEKLNKVVTLWTNKDVPILRGGIGRPYTGLEHVARSSEEANKSLAYLLSRGTPGVISYQSIGINRLFLNQQTEDIEQFIQEVFAPLQSPKAKSSDLELTLKSYIAANRSISDTAERLHIHQNTLYHRIRKIEDALAVDLNDSNVWLKLLLAYHLSETY
- a CDS encoding MFS transporter encodes the protein MGANLNSSKNKMILLVLYFGWIVSYIDRTVVSLSILKIGEDLSLDASKLGIVLSAFFMGYAIMQIPGGWLADRFGSRKVIVIAVLFWSAFTALTGLAWSLTSLLLIRFLFGIGEGGYPSASTKAISDYFPADKRTKAQSTMMSSNALGGALAPIICAPLLVWLGWRHVFWVISLLGIIFVIWFLLSTRQAGGYSNSLDKAHKPKREEYKQLLLNTYLWKVLLVFFFINITSWGLSSWMPSYLMQVLGINLKSIGIISAIPALFLAAGMIISGRIINKIGSNAKYGVITGIFIMGISLYLMTLSTSITQVIIYQCMAFTFMAFVMSFIFTLPHRVMEQKVVGTAFGILNFGGQAAGIFSPMIMGALISSSGGSYKSAFLFLTACCLIAGVIACFLPSAKRNQEVTDATVKTVG
- a CDS encoding amidohydrolase, whose amino-acid sequence is MGKSKITKWIDENEAKFTGMAKRIWDQPEVGYTETFASTLQIKTLKEAGFTITSGIGDVPTAFVAEYGKEKPVIGILGEFDALPGLSQKATPKYEPVVQHGPGHGCGHNLLGTAGVEAVISLKERIDAEMLPGTIRYYGCPAEELLSGKTFMARVGIFDDLDCALTWHPGTSNMTANFRSQALTAIEFHFSGRTSHAGAAPHLGRSALDAVELMNVGANYLREHVPDGSRIHYQITNGGMAPNIVPDTASVYYFLRSADRRQVEELKERLIKVAQGAAMMTETSVLWEIKSGCYDTLPNRTLNELMYMQAEAAGSMVFSQEEEKFSEELCQTVDPSVLAAAKQQVISDVNKLLDTGFHHNSKHFDITMGGSTDVGDVSWITPVGQIMTTCAPLGIQFHTWQATASFGSSIGMKGMHYAAKVMALSAYELLLDQSGILEKAKAEFIASTKGLTYKSGIPSDVKPPVQNSDAVPVSST
- a CDS encoding adenine deaminase C-terminal domain-containing protein encodes the protein MRMDMLIKDINIFNSYFKRFMKGNAAIKDGTFHYIGESELDAFTSELIIDGKGRYLVPGLIDIHLHIESTMVTPATFSYGLIKNGVTTIVPEPHEMANVFGISGVKEMIKASKECVADMFYAIPSSVPATSMETTGGSIEISDMEQLMQTEDIICLGEIMNYYEVISDPECKTNKILSHIRSHYPDLIIEGHVPKLLDLDLQKIIHAGVNSDHTHQTVEGLEARIAAGMFIEIQEKSMTEEVMDFLINQQVDEHFCFVTDDVMTDSFQKRGHLNVLLKKAIQMGMSPEKAIYACTYTPAQRMRMHDRGAAAPGKVADFLLISDLQSFDIDQVYKNGELVYDSSQPYVQEASGRQFPEHFYESVKLAELSETDFNLSAPDEQGQAECRIIQVKNGSTFTSETNDWLSMENGELRWEESPYGLIATFERYGKNGNRAHGLITGDVLKRGAVATTYSHDNHNLLVIGRNKQDMVMAANEVIRNQGGVCCVHDGQILSMIHLPVGGILSEEPMDIVSEQVEQLTEALKSLGYEHYNVIMSLSTLSLPVSPALKITDHGLINVNEGKIVPLILSVQA